Below is a genomic region from Candidatus Palauibacter soopunensis.
GCGGACAGGCGCTCAAGGCGCCGTTCCCGCCCCCGGGCGCGAACCCCTACCTCGACCTGATCGCGTGGCACGATCCGGGCCTGCACGCCGCCGTCCGCGTCTGGTACCACGCGTGGCCCGCCGTCGCCGTTGTGCTCGCCGGGAGCCTTTGCCTTTCGGTCTGGAGAGTCTGGTTCCAGCCGCTCGTGCGGATCGTACGCCGGGGCAGGCTGCCCGAGTGGCCGACCTCGCCCGGTGACGACGCGCCCGCTCTCGTGGTCGGCGAACAGCATCACCCGGTCGTGCCGCGCGAGAGCGAGCGCCCCTCCTGGCTCGTCATCCCCGAGAAGGGCCTCTACACCGGCCTGCTCGTCGTCGGGGCCGTCGGCACCGGCAAGACCACAGCCTGCATGTACCCTTTCGCCCGGCAGCTTCTCTCCTGGCAGGCGGACGACCCCCGCCGCAGGGCGGGCGCGCTCGTGCTGGAGGTCAAAGGCGATTTTTGCCACCAGGTCCGCGGCATCCTCGAAGACGCGGGCCGCGCGGACGACTACTTGGAAATCGGGCTCGGTGGCTCGCTCCAGTGGAACCCGCTCGACGATCCGCTCTTGGACTCCTACTCGCTCGCCTACGGCGTCGCATCCCTCATCAACCAGCTCTTCGGCAAGTCGCGCGAACCCTTCTGGCAGCAGGCGTACACGAATCTCGTCCGGTGGATCGTCGAGCTCCACCGGCTCCTGCCGGGCGGCTGGGTCACGCTTCAGGACGTGTACCGCTGCACCGTGGACGCGGACCTGTTGGTGGACAGGATCCGCGAGGCGCAGAAGCTGGCGGACGAGTTCCGCCGGGTTAGGGCAGTCATCTCCCGCAAGGACATGGTCGCGCATTCCGAAGCCCTCAATGAGTGGGCGTGGGAGCGGGTGCCCGGCACCGAAGACATGGCGTCCCGGTTCGACCCTGAACTCGGGAAGCGGCTCAAGAAGCTGAAGGTCAAATGCAGGAGGGAGGCGGCTGGGGGCGGCGCGGGCAGCGAGTTCGCCGAGCGGGTCGAGGCCGTGGCGCGGTGGTATCTGAAGGACTGGATGAAGCTCGACGCGAAGCTCCGCACCTCGATCGTCGAGGGGATCAGCGTCTTCCTCTCGCTCTTCGACCAGCCCGAGGTCGCGGGCGTGTTCTGCCCACCCCCGCCAAACGACGATGCCCCGTCCAGGCGGGCGGACGGCGACGACGGGGAGAGACCCCCGGAAGTCCCGGCCATGCCGGGCCTCCGCCGGAGGCTGCCGCCGCTCTCCGAGTTGATCGAGGGCGGCAAGGTGCTGGCGCTCAACATGCCAGCCGGGGCGAACCCGGCCTTGGCACGCGCCATCGGCGTGCTGCTCAAGAACGCGTGGATGCAGGCGCTGCTCCGAAGACCCGCCGAGGCGGCCCGCCGCCCCGGCCGCTACATGCGGCCCGCCGTGTTCATCTGTGACGAGTATCAAGCGTTCGCCACGGTAGGGCAGGACGACCCCTCGGGCGACGAGAAGGCGTTCGCG
It encodes:
- a CDS encoding TraM recognition domain-containing protein encodes the protein MKSSTLAVIGAAVGAVGGQALKAPFPPPGANPYLDLIAWHDPGLHAAVRVWYHAWPAVAVVLAGSLCLSVWRVWFQPLVRIVRRGRLPEWPTSPGDDAPALVVGEQHHPVVPRESERPSWLVIPEKGLYTGLLVVGAVGTGKTTACMYPFARQLLSWQADDPRRRAGALVLEVKGDFCHQVRGILEDAGRADDYLEIGLGGSLQWNPLDDPLLDSYSLAYGVASLINQLFGKSREPFWQQAYTNLVRWIVELHRLLPGGWVTLQDVYRCTVDADLLVDRIREAQKLADEFRRVRAVISRKDMVAHSEALNEWAWERVPGTEDMASRFDPELGKRLKKLKVKCRREAAGGGAGSEFAERVEAVARWYLKDWMKLDAKLRTSIVEGISVFLSLFDQPEVAGVFCPPPPNDDAPSRRADGDDGERPPEVPAMPGLRRRLPPLSELIEGGKVLALNMPAGANPALARAIGVLLKNAWMQALLRRPAEAARRPGRYMRPAVFICDEYQAFATVGQDDPSGDEKAFALTRQCRCIPIVATQSLSSLRSVLPSGEAWRTLVQTLRTRIFLSLSDESSAKIASEMCGSVMKTQPSYTFSETTGRPEFSLLSGRAGGGRGTIGASKSFRRSREPVFTPREFALLANYQAVCLPYDGVKSLPARRVYLKPHYLPKDVGYWRLRKEGRI